One genomic window of Silurus meridionalis isolate SWU-2019-XX chromosome 22, ASM1480568v1, whole genome shotgun sequence includes the following:
- the p3h4 gene encoding endoplasmic reticulum protein SC65 yields the protein MAAVRVFLCAVVLVPAVRCQYEQYSAENFPHADLMPLDSAYGFALERYGARDWGESVRYLELSLRLHRLLKESEAQCSRACTGENLHDNDTGTSTSLGVIKHMLTRAACLRKCKADMPVFSKKYPKPETLEAFSTRTPYRYLQFAYYQMNNLEKAVSAAHTYLQRNPRDPLISKNINFYKSLFDIEEYLLDQEEKKHQTLFLKAVLLYNAGDFSRSVTMMEEVCVEYLRVYDECLSACEGSYEVQEVKDFYHTLAGLFMEVMRCKVRCEEDLTPNVGGFFVEKFVATIYHYMQFAYYKLNNVIKAAPCALSYLLFDSNDQVMQQNVAYYKFHRNQWGLKEQEFKPRPEALRYFNQSRKQKELLEFAHNYLRTDDEDVVSPEESPALSSPDEEFEGVGDYEESFLADWWQEPKIKGDIGETE from the exons ATGGCTGCTGTGCGCGTGTTTCTGTGCGCGGTTGTGCTCGTGCCTGCGGTTCGATGTCAGTATGAGCAGTATAGTGCAGAGAATTTTCCGCACGCGGATCTGATGCCGCTGGACTCGGCGTATGGGTTTGCACTGGAGCGGTACGGCGCGCGAGACTGGGGAGAGAGCGTGCGCTATTTAGAACTGAGTCTGCGCCTCCACCGACTACTGAAGGAGAGTGAAGCGCAGTGCAGTCGCGCGTGCACCGGGGAAAACCTGCACGATAACGACACGGGAACGAGCACGAGCCTGGGAGTGATCAAACACATGCTCACGCGCGCAGCGTGCCTGAGAAAGTGTAAAGCGGACATGCCCGTGTTTTCTAAAAAATACCCGAAACCAGAAACTCTGGAGGCCTTTAGCACGAGGACACCGTACCGTTATTTACAATTCGCTTATTATCAG atgaATAATCTGGAAAAAGCTGTATCAGCAGCACACACTTATCTTCAGCGTAACCCGAGGGACCCACTTATCTCCAAAAACATCAATTTTTATAAAAGTCTGTTTGATATTGAAGAGTACTTATTGGaccaggaggaaaaaaaacatcag ACACTCTTTCTGAAAGCAGTGCTGTTGTATAACGCGGGGGACTTCAGCAGGTCGGTGACGATGatggaggaagtgtgtgtggagtatttacgtgtgtatgatgagtgtctTTCAGCATGTGAGGGATCATATGAGGTACAAGAGGTCAAAGACTTTTACCACACGCTTGCAG GGCTCTTTATGGAGGTCATGAGGTGTAAGGTGAGGTGTGAAGAGGATTTAACTCCCAATGTTGGTGgattttttgtggaaaaatttGTTGCTACTATTTACCACTACATGCAGTTTGcatattataaat tgaaCAATGTAATTAAGGCTGCTCCATGTGCACTTAGTTACCTGCTTTTTGATTCTAATGATCAGGTGATGCAGCAAAATGTTGCATATTACAAATTTCACAGAAATCAATGGGGTCTGAAAGAGCAGGAGTTTAAGCCTCGTCct GAAGCCCTTCGTTACTTTAATCAGTCAAGAAAGCAAAAAGAATTGCTGGAATTTGCGCACAACTATTTACGGACAGATGATGAG gatGTTGTGAGTCCAGAGGAGTCTCCTGCTCTTTCATCACCTGATGAAGAGTTTGAGGGTGTTGGTGATTATGAAGAGTCGTTCCTTGCTGACTGGTGGCAGGAACCAAAAATTAAAGGAGACATCGGAGAAACGGAATGA
- the fkbp10a gene encoding LOW QUALITY PROTEIN: peptidyl-prolyl cis-trans isomerase FKBP10 (The sequence of the model RefSeq protein was modified relative to this genomic sequence to represent the inferred CDS: inserted 1 base in 1 codon), which produces MDVNVALCVLCAYCACAMPNPGPSAELLIDRYSLPSRCGREVQPGDYVRYHYTGSFPDGRIFDSSENKGKAFVGLVGVDSKVIPGLDRGVMGMCVNERRKITIPPHLGYGISGAGTVIPSDATLVFDVVLLDVWNKDDVVDTRLLLKPLSCRRSVQHGDFVRYLYNGSLINGTTFESSYGQNVTYDTYVDEDHLMRGMVQGLMGMCVGEKRSIIIPPFLAYGEKGYGVKVPAHATVVFDALLIDVFNVKDDVQVEVLYVPQPCKRKSKKGDFIRYHYNGTFQDGTLFDSSYQRKSTYNTFVGLGHVIAGVDKALHGVCVGEKRHIIVPPHLAYGENGTGDLIPGSAVLIFDLHIIDFHNPKDSVDIQITHKPLQCNSTSAANDLVTYHYNCSLLDGTQLYSSADLGRPAQAILGQAEVIEGXDQGLKGMCVGEKREVIVPPHFGHGRNEGSVVPADAVLIFELELLNLQKGVPEGFLFVWLEEIPDPLFSFMDLNQDGEVLLEEFTTFIQLQVSKRKGRLHPAMDAEVIIKEMFTSQDQNADGRITENELRLQTDKTVGHDEL; this is translated from the exons ATGGATGTAAATGTGGcgctgtgtgtactgtgtgcgTACTGCGCATGCGCGATGCCTAACCCCGGTCCCAGTGCGGAGCTGCTTATTGATCGCTACTCGTTACCGAGCCGCTGCGGCAGAGAGGTTCAGCCTGGGGATTATGTTCGGTACCACTACACCGGGTCGTTTCCGGACGGGAGGATCTTCGACTCCAG TGAGAATAAAGGCAAGGCATTTGTTGGACTGGTGGGTGTGGACAGTAAGGTGATTCCAGGCTTGGACAGAGGAGTGAtgggtatgtgtgtgaatgagagaaggAAGATCACCATCCCCCCTCACCTTGGATATGGCATCTCCGGAGCTG GTACAGTGATTCCTTCAGATGCAACTCTGGTGTTTGATGTTGTGTTGTTGGACGTGTGGAATAAAGATGATGTTGTAGACACTCGTCTGCTCTTAAAGCCATTGTCTTGTCGCCGCTCCGTGCAGCATGGTGATTTTGTGCGCTATCTGTATAATGGCTCACTGATCAATGGCACAACCTTCGAGTCCAG ttaTGGACAAAATGTCACATATGACACGTACGTGGATGAAGATCACCTGATGAGAGGCATGGTCCAGGGGCTAATGGGAATGTGTGTTGGAGAGAAACGCTCCATCATCATTCCACCATTTTTAGCCTACGGGGAGAAAGGAtatg gTGTGAAGGTGCCAGCTCATGCAACGGTGGTGTTTGATGCGCTGCTCATTGATGTATTTAATGTGAAAGATGATGTACAGGTAGAGGTTCTTTATGTTCCTCAGCCCTGCAAAAGAAAGTCAAAGAAGGGAGACTTCATACGTTATCATTACAATGGAACATTCCAGGATGGAACACTGTTTGACTCTAG CTACCAGCGCAAAAGTACGTACAACACGTTTGTTGGTTTGGGTCATGTGATCGCTGGAGTGGATAAAGCATtgcatggagtgtgtgtgggagaaaaAAGACACATCATTGTTCCTCCACATCTCGCCTATGGAGAGAACGGgacag GTGACCTTATTCCTGGTTCAGCAGTGTTGATATTTGACCTCCACATCATTGACTTCCACAATCCAAAAGACTCAGTGGATATTCAGATTACCCACAAACCCCTGCAGTGTAACAGCACCAGTGCTGCTAATGACCTCGTCACTTACCACTACAACTGCTCTCTGCTGGACGGCACCCAACTTTACTCATC TGCTGACTTGGGTAGACCTGCACAGGCGATTCTTGGTCAAGCAGAGGTCATTGAGG TGGACCAAGGGTTAAAGGGCATGTGTGTGGGGGAGAAGAGGGAGGTGATTGTGCCCCCCCACTTTGGACATGGACGAAATGAAG GTTCTGTGGTTCCAGCAGATGCAGTGTTGATTTTTGAACTAGAGTTATTGAATTTGCAAAAAGGCGTTCCTGAAGGCTTCTTGTTTGTCTGGCTGGAAGAGATTCCAGATCCTCTATTCAGCTTTATGGACCTTAACCAGGATGGAGAAGTTTTACTAGAGGAG TTCACAACATTCATCCAGCTGCAGGTGTCAAAGAGAAAAGGTCGTCTCCACCCTGCAATGGATGCTGAAGTAATCATCAAAGAGATGTTCACCAGCCAAGATCAGAATGCTGATGGGAGAATCACAGAGAATGAACTAAGACTTCAGACAGACAAGACAGTGGGACATGATGAGCTTTAA